CCAGATCACCGACCGCTCCGGACGCTTCTTCGCCGCCGAGCTGGTGCGCGAGAAGATCATGCGTCAGCTCGGCGCCGAGTTGCCGTACCAGATCACCGTGGAGATCGAGGAATTCAAGCGCGAAGGGCGGATCATGCACATCCATGCGCTGATCCTGGTCGAGCGCGATGGGCAGAAGAAGATCATCATCGGCGAGAAGGGCGAGCGCCTCAAACGCATTGGCCAGGAAGCGCGCAAGGATATGGAGTCGATGTTCGACACCAAGGTCATGCTCAACCTCTGGGTCAAGGTGAAGAGTGGCTGGTCCGACGACGAGCGCGCCCTGCGTTCGCTCGGTTACGACGATATCTGACCGCGGCATCCACCGCGCCGCGGCTGGCTAACCCAGCGAGTTTACCCCCATGCTTGCGCCCAGCCAGCCCGCCTATGTCCTGCACAGCCGCGCCTACCGCGAGAGCAGTGCGCTGGTGGATTTCCTCACCCCGCAAGGCCGCTTGCGCGCCGTGCTGCGTGGCGCGCGGGGCAAGGCCGGCAGCCTGGCCCGGCCGTTCATTCCCCTGGAGCTGGAAACCCGCGGCCGTGGCGAGCTGAAGAACGTCGGTCGCCTGGAAGCCGCCGGCATTCCCAATCTGCTCACCGCCGAGGCGCTGTTCAGTGGCCTGTACCTCAACGAATTGCTGATCCGCGTACTGCCGGCCGAAGACCCGCACCCGGTGATCTTCGAGCATTACGCCATGACCATCCTGGCGCTGGCCCAGGGCCGGCCCCTGGAGCCGCTGCTGCGTGCATTCGAATGGCGGCTGCTCGACGAACTCGGCTATGGTTTCGCCCTCGACAGCGACGTGCAGGGCAATGCCGTGGTCAGCGACGGCTTGTACCGGCTGGAGGCCGACAGCGGCTTTCTGCCCATCGGCCACTGGCAGCCGGGCGCGTTTCTCGGTCGTGAGCTGCTGGCCATGGCCGATGCCGACTGGAGCACGCCCGGCGCGCTGGCTGCCGCCAAGCGTCTGATGCGCCAGGCACTCGCCCCTCATCTCGGCGGCCGACCCCTGGTCAGCCGCGAATTGTTCATGACGCTCAAGGAGCCGACCCCGTGACTGAAGCCAACCGTGTTTTGCTGGGTGTGAATATCGATCACGTCGCCACGCTGCGCCAGGCGCGCGGCACCCGCTATCCCGACCCGGTAAAAGCCGCGCTGGATGCCGAAGAGGCGGGTGCCGACGGCATTACCGTACACCTGCGCGAAGATCGCCGGCATATCCAGGAGCGCGACGTGCGCGTGCTCAAGGAAGTCATGCAGACGCGCATGAACTTCGAAATGGGGGTGACCGATTTCATGCTCGCCTTCGCCGAGGAGATACGCCCCGAGCACGTGTGCCTGGTGCCGGAAACCCGCCAGGAGCTGACCACCGAAGGCGGCCTGGACGTGGCGGGTCAGGAGGCGCGGATTGCCGCCGCCGTCAAGCAACTGGCGGCCGCTGGCAGTGAGGTGTCGCTGTTCATCGATGCCGACCCGCAGCAGATCGAGGCCAGCAAGCGCGTCGGCGCGCCGGCCATCGAACTGCATACCGGGCGTTATGCCGATGCCCATACGCCGCAGGAAGCAGCCGTCGAGCTGCAGCGTATCCGTGAAGGTGTCGCCCTGGGTGTTTCCCTGGGATTGATCGTCAATGCCGGCCACGGCCTGCATTACCACAACGTCGAGCCGGTGGCGGCGATCCCGGGCATCAACGAGCTGAACATTGGTCACGCGCTGGTCAGCCACGCGCTGTTCGTCGGCTTCAAGGAGGCCGTGCGGGAGATGAAGCAGCTGATCGCAGGCGCTGCGGTACGCTAACGCATTGCCCCGTAGGCCATCGCCACTTGCGCCGCCAGTGCTTCGGCGGCTGCGCCACGGTTGCTGCCGCGCAGCAGCTTGATGTGATAGTCGCCCAGGGGCGGCAGATCGTGCTCCTGCTGAGAAAGGCGGCGTAGCGGCGGTTTGACCAGGCTGGCGGGCAAGGCCGCAATGGCCAGGTCGGCCAGCAGCGCGGCTTCCTGACCCGCACATTGTTCGCTGGAATAGGCGATGCGGTAGCTGCGCCCGAGGCGGTCCAGGCCGTCCAGGGCGGCACGACGCCAGGCACAACCGGTACTGGCCAGCGCAAGCGGTAACGGGTTGCGCTTGACGGCCAGGCCACCTTCGCGACCTGCCCACACCAGTGACTCGCTGCAAATGACTTCGCCACGGGCGTCGTCGGCATCGGCATCGCCGGTATTGAGCAGTGTCAGGTCGAGTTCGCCAGCGTCCAGGCGCTCGATCAGCTCGCAACTGCGACCCACCGAGACATCGACTTGCACGGCCGGATGGCTGAGGGCGAACTGCGACAGCAGATCCGGCAGCGAGCCGACACCGATGTCGAAGGGGGTACCGAAACGCACGGTACCCGTCAGGTCGGGCACGCGAAAATGTGCCACCGCTTCCTCGTTGAGCTTGAGCAGGCGGCGGGCATAGCCGAGCAGGATCTCGCCATCCGGCGTGAGACGCACCCGGCGACTCTCGCGAAGAAACAGCGCCCGCCCAAGGGTTTCCTCCAGGCGCTTGATCTGCTGGCTGACCGCCGCTGTGGTGCGGAACACCTGCGCGGCCGTGCGGGTGAAGCTGCCGCTTTCGGCAATGCCGACAAAGGTCTTCAGCACATCGCTTTCCAATAAGGGCAATGCGGCGGGTACGTCTGCTGGCGACGGTCTGTTCATTTGTGGTTAATATTTTCTTAATCGTATGTTAGGTATTTGTCGATTTAATTAACGATAGGCGCAGCTCAAGCTGTCGGCAAGCAATCACCGATAACCGGTGAGCACTGGCTGCCGAGGAGAGTTGTCATGAAGTCGAATGAACAGCATGCCGCACCTGTCGGGCGCGCCAACCCGGCGAGGTCGCCGGATGACAGCCCCCATGAACTGACACAGTGGCTGGGCGACTGGTATTTCGCCTGGTGCTGGAGGCGCAAGATGCGCCGCCTGCTGCTGCTCGATCGGACCGGGCGGATTCGCCTGGGAAGCGCTCATGGGCGCGTCAGTGCCGGGGCGCAGATGTCCCTGGCGATGATCGCGGCGCGGCAGGCCGAATGGCGCCGCAAGGGTGATGCCGCCAGCTAAATCCCTGTCACGGCTTGCGTGCTACCAGCACGGCCCGGCGTGGCGCCGGCAGGCCTTCAAGGGTGCGCCGGTGGTCGAGCGGGTCGAGAAACTCGGGCAGCGACTGGTAGCGCATCCAGTCGGTGCTGCGCTGTTCCTCGACCGAGGTGACGCTGACATCCACGCAGCGCGCGTCAAGAAACCCGGCGCGGCGCAGCCATAGCTCCAGCGCGGGGACCGAGGGCAGGAACCAGACGTTGCGCATCTGCGCGTAGCGGTCTTCGGGTACCAGTACCTGTTGGGCGTCACCTTCCACCACCAGGGTTTCCAGCACCAGCTCGCCACCCTTGCGCAGGCAGTCCTTGAGTTCCAGCAGGTGATCGATGGGCGAGCGGCGGTGGTAGAGCACGCCCATGGAGAACACCGTGTCGAACCCCAGCAACTTGGCCGGCAGCTCTTCGATACCCAGCGGCAAGTGCCAGGCTGGCATATCTGGCAGGTAGTTCTTCATGGCCAGGAACTGGCAGAGGAACAGCCAGTTCGGGTCGATGCCGACCACACTGCGGGCGCCGGCGCCGAGCATGCGCCACATGTAGTAGCCATTGCCGCAGCCGACGTCGAGCACCCGTCTGCCTTGCAGATCCAGGTGCGGGGCGACCCGCTGCCATTTCCAGTCCGAACGCCATTCGGTGTCCAGGTGCACGCCGAACGGATGGAAGGGCCCCTTGCGCCAGGGGATCAGACCACGCAACGCACTGTCCAGCGCCGTTCGGGTGGCCTCGTCACAGGGGCCGTCGAGGCGGAAGTCCTGCTGTAGGTCGATCTGCTCGGCCGTTAGTGGCGGCAGCGCTTCGACGGCGGCGTACCAGCGCTGCAGGTCGCCGTGACCGATGGCCAGCTTGGCGTCGATCTGCCCGGGCAGGGCGGCGCTCCAATCCTGCAGAGGCGTGCCGGCGAGCTCGGCCTGCAGGGCGTCCAGGTCCATGCGGCGCATCATGGCAGGGCCACCAGGGAGGCGAAGTTCAGGCACTGGAACCAGGGCACCACCTTGCTGAAGCCGGCGGCGTGCAGGCGCTCGCGGTGCTGTTCGAGGCTGTCGGGCAGCATGACGTTCTCGATGGCGCTGCGCTTCTGGGCGATTTCCAGTTCGCTGTAGCCATTGGCCCGCTTGAAGGCGATATGCAGGTCGGTGAGCAGGGCGTGCTGCTGGCCGTCTTCGAAACGCAGCTTTTCCGACAGGATCAATGCACCGCCCGGTAGCAGCGTGCGATGAATACGGCTTAGCAACTCCAGGCGATTTTCCGGGGCGATGAACTGCAGGGTGAAGTTCATCGCCACCAGCGAGGCGGGCTGCCAGTCCATGGCGAGGATGTCCGCCTCGATCACCTCGACCGGCAGCAGCTCCTGAAACATGGCGTCCTGGGCGTGCAGGTATTCGCGGCAGCGCTCGACCATGGCGCTGGAGTTGTCCACGGCCATCACCCGGCAGCCATCGGCCTGTACGTGGCGGCGCAGTGCCTGGGTGACGGCGCCCAGCGAGCAGCCCAGGTCGTAGAGCAGGCTGCCGGGCCGGGCGAACTGACCGGCCAGCACGCCGATGTTCTCGACGATGGTGGGGTAGCCCGGTACCGAGCGCTTGATCATGTCCGGGAACACCCGGGCCACGTCCTCGTTGAAGACGAAATCCGGCACCTGATCCAGTGGCTGGGCGAAGAGTTGGTCGGGCTGTCTGTTCACGGTCGGTCTGCATGGCGCTGGAAAGGCGCGCATTTTAGCCAAGTCCGGCGATTAGCCAAACCTCACCGCAAGCCTGATGCGATGGTCGGCGTGTGTGGGGCGATGCAGGCGACTGGTCAGCGCACGCGGATCTGGCAGTCGAAGGTGTCGGCCGGCGCGGCGCTGGTATCCCAGGGCTGGGCGTAGGTCAGCAGCAGTTGGGCCTCGCCTGGCTCGGTGGCCTGGAAGCGCCAGGTGGAGTGGCCGTCGCCGCCGAC
Above is a genomic segment from Pseudomonas argentinensis containing:
- the recO gene encoding DNA repair protein RecO; the protein is MLAPSQPAYVLHSRAYRESSALVDFLTPQGRLRAVLRGARGKAGSLARPFIPLELETRGRGELKNVGRLEAAGIPNLLTAEALFSGLYLNELLIRVLPAEDPHPVIFEHYAMTILALAQGRPLEPLLRAFEWRLLDELGYGFALDSDVQGNAVVSDGLYRLEADSGFLPIGHWQPGAFLGRELLAMADADWSTPGALAAAKRLMRQALAPHLGGRPLVSRELFMTLKEPTP
- the pdxJ gene encoding pyridoxine 5'-phosphate synthase is translated as MTEANRVLLGVNIDHVATLRQARGTRYPDPVKAALDAEEAGADGITVHLREDRRHIQERDVRVLKEVMQTRMNFEMGVTDFMLAFAEEIRPEHVCLVPETRQELTTEGGLDVAGQEARIAAAVKQLAAAGSEVSLFIDADPQQIEASKRVGAPAIELHTGRYADAHTPQEAAVELQRIREGVALGVSLGLIVNAGHGLHYHNVEPVAAIPGINELNIGHALVSHALFVGFKEAVREMKQLIAGAAVR
- a CDS encoding LysR family transcriptional regulator; the encoded protein is MNRPSPADVPAALPLLESDVLKTFVGIAESGSFTRTAAQVFRTTAAVSQQIKRLEETLGRALFLRESRRVRLTPDGEILLGYARRLLKLNEEAVAHFRVPDLTGTVRFGTPFDIGVGSLPDLLSQFALSHPAVQVDVSVGRSCELIERLDAGELDLTLLNTGDADADDARGEVICSESLVWAGREGGLAVKRNPLPLALASTGCAWRRAALDGLDRLGRSYRIAYSSEQCAGQEAALLADLAIAALPASLVKPPLRRLSQQEHDLPPLGDYHIKLLRGSNRGAAAEALAAQVAMAYGAMR
- the cmoB gene encoding tRNA 5-methoxyuridine(34)/uridine 5-oxyacetic acid(34) synthase CmoB, with the protein product MMRRMDLDALQAELAGTPLQDWSAALPGQIDAKLAIGHGDLQRWYAAVEALPPLTAEQIDLQQDFRLDGPCDEATRTALDSALRGLIPWRKGPFHPFGVHLDTEWRSDWKWQRVAPHLDLQGRRVLDVGCGNGYYMWRMLGAGARSVVGIDPNWLFLCQFLAMKNYLPDMPAWHLPLGIEELPAKLLGFDTVFSMGVLYHRRSPIDHLLELKDCLRKGGELVLETLVVEGDAQQVLVPEDRYAQMRNVWFLPSVPALELWLRRAGFLDARCVDVSVTSVEEQRSTDWMRYQSLPEFLDPLDHRRTLEGLPAPRRAVLVARKP
- the cmoA gene encoding carboxy-S-adenosyl-L-methionine synthase CmoA — its product is MRAFPAPCRPTVNRQPDQLFAQPLDQVPDFVFNEDVARVFPDMIKRSVPGYPTIVENIGVLAGQFARPGSLLYDLGCSLGAVTQALRRHVQADGCRVMAVDNSSAMVERCREYLHAQDAMFQELLPVEVIEADILAMDWQPASLVAMNFTLQFIAPENRLELLSRIHRTLLPGGALILSEKLRFEDGQQHALLTDLHIAFKRANGYSELEIAQKRSAIENVMLPDSLEQHRERLHAAGFSKVVPWFQCLNFASLVALP